One region of Coregonus clupeaformis isolate EN_2021a chromosome 31, ASM2061545v1, whole genome shotgun sequence genomic DNA includes:
- the prph2a gene encoding peripherin-2a, protein MALMVVKFDLKKRVKLAQFLWLMYWFSVMAGVLVFSMGLFFKIELRKRSEMMDNNESHFVPNLLIAVGLLACGINAMGGKICYDSLDPIKFSRWKPMLKSFLVSCVAFNCLLVLTALLCFLMRIPLQFTLAEGLKNALKFYKDTDTPGRCYMKRTLDQMQMEFRCCGNNNFRDWFEIQWVSNRYLDFSAKEVKDRIGSNVDGKYLMDAVPFSCCNPSSPRPCIQYQVTNNTAHYSYDHHTEDLNIWKRGCRDALISYYGGMMNTIGALVLLVAILEVIVMIGLQYVNTSLSNLVNPEDPESESEGWILEKTVKETFTDIMDKMKAMSKGNTVEEGGVDGVATVS, encoded by the exons ATGGCACTAATGGTGGTCAAGTTTGACCTGAAGAAGCGGGTGAAGCTAGCCCAGTTCCTATGGCTGATGTACTGGTTCTCAGTGATGGCAGGCGTGCTGGTCTTCAGCATGGGGCTGTTCTTTAAGATTGAGCTGCGTAAGCGCTCAGAGATGATGGACAACAACGAAAGCCACTTCGTCCCTAACTTACTAATTGCCGTGGGGCTGCTGGCCTGTGGGATCAACGCCATGGGAGGCAAGATCTGCTACGACTCCCTGGACCCTATCAAGTTCTCCAGGTGGAAGCCCATGCTCAAATCCTTTCTAGTCTCCTGTGTGGCTTTCAATTGTCTCCTGGTGCTGACGGCTCTGCTCTGCTTCCTGATGAGGATCCCTCTCCAGTTCACGCTGGCCGAGGGCCTGAAGAACGCCCTGAAGTTCTACAAGGACACAGACACGCCAGGACGCTGCTACATGAAGAGGACTTTGGACCAGATGCAGATGGAGTTCCGTTGCTGTGGCAACAACAACTTCAGGGACTGGTTCGAGATCCAGTGGGTCAGCAACCGCTACCTGGACTTCAGCGCCAAGGAAGTAAAAGA TCGTATCGGCAGCAACGTGGATGGGAAGTACCTGATGGATGCTGTTCCATTCAGCTGCTGTAACCCCAGCTCCCCGCGGCCCTGCATCCAGTACCAGGTGACCAACAACACGGCCCACTACTCCTACGACCACCACACTGAGGACCTGAACATCTGGAAACGGGGCTGCCGTGATGCACTGATATCCTACTACGGAGGCATGATGAACACCATAGGAGCCCTGGTGCTACTGGTCGCTATTCTGGAG GTTATTGTGATGATCGGCCTCCAGTACGTGAACACCTCCCTGTCCAACCTGGTCAACCCAGAAGACCCAGAGAGCGAAAGTGAAGGCTGGATCCTGGAGAAGACGGTGAAGGAGACGTTTACTGACATCATGGACAAGATGAAAGCCATGAGCAAGGGTAACACAGTGGAGGAGGGCGGAGTGGATGGTGTTGCCACGGTGAGCTGA
- the LOC121547969 gene encoding tubulin-specific chaperone C has translation MDVESGICQGNGDSGPSESAIKIPDRMLKREQDRLEDVERKKEAKNSQSVTEEKSGFFTATFGSERAAIEELLAGCSGATDRALATQTLEEVTTKTQHLQKFLNDSMVFLPQYELRQAQAALQKLQNSLAEKRNEILPKKKFAFRSRAANTPKVDPPAPPVTPKDSGRTKVEGAISPLEQCGFSHFETQVLTKSGEEIKQQDVLLTHLTNCKVRLLGSPSTVHIKHVQNCEIFSGPVSSSVFVDHCTGSTLSFPCQQLRTHHTTDTQVYLHVTSRAIIEDCQGVRFAPFAWSYPGLDQDFKVSGLNRESNNWNQVDDFNWLALGTQSPNWSVIPESERRTEWDS, from the exons ATGGATGTGGAGAGTGGTATTTGTCAGGGAAACGGGGACTCTGGTCCTAGTGAGTCCGCCATTAAGATCCCCGACAGGATGCTGAAACGGGAACAGGATAGGCTCGAGGAcgtggagagaaagaaagaggcgaAAAATAGCCAGTCAGTCACGGAGGAGAAGAGTGGGTTCTTCACCGCGACGTTCGGTAGTGAAAGGGCGGCTATCGAGGAGTTACTGGCGGGCTGCTCGGGGGCTACTGACCGCGCCCTGGCCACCCAAACCTTGGAGGAAGTGACTACTAAAACACAGCACCTCCAGAAGTTTCTAAATGATAGCATGGTGTTTTTACCGCAGTACGAGCTGAGACAGGCCCAGGCGGCgctccagaaactacagaactCTCTGGCCGAGAAGAGAAACGAGATTCTCCCCAAGAAGAAGTTCGCCTTTAGGTCGCGCGCAGCAAATACACCCAAAGTAGACCCACCAGCTCCACCTGTAACACCTAAGGATTCTGGCCGAACTAAAGTGGAAGGAGCCATAAGCCCGCTAGAGCAGTGTGGCTTCTCCCACTTTGAGACCCAG GTGCTGACCAAGTCAGGGGAGGAGATTAAACAACAGGACGTTCTACTGACCCACCTGACCAACTGCAAGGTCAGACTCCTGGGCTCCCCCAGCACCGTCCACATCAAACACGTCCAGAACTGTGAAATCTTCTCTGGGCCGGTGTCCAGCTCTGTGTTCGTGGACCACTGCACCGGCAGCACCCTCTCCTTCCCATGCCAGCAGCTACGGACTCACCACACCACCGACACACAGGTCTATCTGCACGTCACCAGCCGCGCCATCATAGAGGACTGTCAAGGGGTGCGCTTCGCCCCCTTTGCCTGGTCCTACCCGGGTCTGGACCAGGACTTCAAGGTGTCTGGTCTGAACCGGGAGAGTAACAACTGGAACCAGGTGGATGATTTTAACTGGCTGGCCTTAGGGACCCAATCTCCTAACTGGTCTGTCATTCCAGAATCTGAGAGAAGAACTGAATGGGACTCCTAG